The region CAGACTTAGTCCGATCCAAACCCttgagctgtgaggcaccagaacTAAAATGAGCGTTCATAGGAATATTCTACTCTGTAGTTGTAATAAACTTGTCTGTACAGGCCCTAGTGACTACTCCTGCATTTGCAAATCAGATTGTTCACTGTGTTGTGTCTGGATGAAGGAGAGGCCTTCTTGACCATGCGCTCAAAGACAGAAGCTAAATGTCCTTGGCCTGGACAATAAGACCAAAAATGTTCCGAAGTGTATAGTTTCATACTCATTCACCTGCGTGCCGGCTGGGCGATTTTACTGCGGGGATTGGCGCTGGTTCCAATGGTCGAGGCCGGCCGGGGCAGGCCACTACGGCCTCCCGGGGAGGGGGTCCCCGGCTTGCTGGGAAGGGGAATGCCACTGCTGGGGGCGGAGTGCTGGTTGAGGGAGGAGGACACAGCAGGGGGGCCCTGCACGGTGGGGCTCACGTAAGCTGTGGCTTTGAGAGGTTGACGCGGAGACACCGGGAAGTTGCCCACGCTGTGGACACGCTGCTGCAGGGGACCTGGAGATGGAACTAAACAAAATGTCAGGGATCACTTTGTGCAAACCAAGCGCCCTCAACCAACACAAAACAAGTCAACTGCACATGCagagtaattaattttttgttgctATAACTGGTAGTTTCCACTGTGATTTTCCACTAGAAATGGAACGTGAAAAATACCATTACTATTGACTTCAGGTTGTCTGATATAAGTTGATGACGCTATGGACCACAGTGAAGAATTATGCCTCACTCAGGCGGAAGTTCATGTGAAACTACAGAAAGCGTCGTACTTGAGCTGTGCAGCCTGGCCAAGCCGCTGGACGAGTCAAAGCTTTGGCTGTTGCGGATTGAGGATGGCGAGGTGGCATGGCTGGCGGGGCTAGAGACGCTGGTCATGCTGGGCACACTGGGCACACTGGGCACgcagggcatgctgggagccCGCACCAAATTAGGCATGCTTCTCCGCAGTTTATCTGCAGGTTGACACCGTGTGCCATGAGACGACATCATCAAAGTGCACTGTTTGACCTGCAAGCACACACGTCTATTCCTATGTATATAAAATACCAAAGACCATTTCTAATCAGCACTGCAGCAGGGTTAGAAGAGTGAAATAGATCTAatttaatctgaaataaaacTTCTCATACCCCACGTAACCTTGGTCACAGACCTTATCTAGTACAGACCAAAAATACTTCAAAAAAGGATGCATAGGGCCAGTATGCACAATAAAGTgtttacaaagaaaacacatgCCCCCTTTCTTCAAATGTAAGAGACCTAGAGATTGACAGCTGATGCACTCTACCATTTTGCATAAACTCGCCTCTGCGATCCTTCTGCTCCTGTAAGTCAATCACTTCCTGCTGAACCATGAGATCGCCTTTAGCTGTGAGGTCAGCCATACACAAGCAGACTAACACTTACTGGCCTTCGAGAGGCTTAAAGGTCTGCCATCCACCGAAGTTCACCGGGTCATGACCGGACTGATACCGTGCTCTGCCGGTTTAATCCAGACTAGAGCTACAAAGCCGCCCATCTCTCATTTCGCTTCTCTAAGAttcagaagaaaatatttccaACTTACTGTCATACTCAGCTTGATTCCAAATGGAAGATCCTACATTTCCTCAAAAATTTGACAATTCAACAGACATGGCAAACACAAACGTgtgcatgcacatacacacacaaataaacatacagagaaagagaagagtcTTACAAAAACAAGTTGTGCTACGCATCATATTctaataaatgcaatataaacAAATCCGCCCTGATAATACTAATTTTAAAATCACGctggaaagcaaagaaaaaggatCAGACTGTCATACACAAGGATTTGATTCTTAAACAAAAAGtgcaatataatttttaatggaacagAGTTTATTGATTCataaaaagattattttaaatctaaataGAATCTTGCTTAAGTTATGAATTATTCGAAGATGTGAGAAATTCACTGTGAAATATTTAGGCCAAGCGTGTCAGATACGTTCTCCTTTCCCTTGATTAGCCGCAAATGTTTTCGGCAAGTTGGGCTCCTTACCTGCGCCAAGCCTGGCGCTCTGGGCATCTGGGGCGTAGctgggtgtgatggcgcccgaGTACTGCTGCTGGGAGAGGCTGCTGAGGCACTGCGGGGCCGAGGGGCTGCGGCGGCATTCTCTTACGCTGGAGAAGGTTTGCGACTGAGGCAGGCCACGCTGCAAAAGCCCCGCACGGCCTAGGCGGGCTTGAGGCGGGGGCAGCTGGTCACATTCCTCGTCAGCCTCCAAGTCCAGCTCGCTAGACGTTGCCCGGCGGCCCGAGTGCAGGGAGATGCCGGAGCTGCGGCGACTGGCTGAAGCTGAGGTGGTGGCATAGTCCTGCCGCAGGCCTGCAGGAGTCCGCATGTATGTAGTCACACGAACACACATGCACGACATTTCAAATACAGTTTCGGTTTCAGATTTTCAGTCTGCAAACACGTCAGCCTGTTTCTCCTGATTTCGAAAGCCCACAGAAGTCGGAACATACACTCGCCCACCACTTTATTCGGTACACCTGGATGTTTACGCATACAGCTCGTCCTCCAGTTAGTGACTCGCATGCTTGTGTCTCAGTGTGAAGCGTTCAAAAAGCGTCAAGTTACTGTTTTGTTGGATGTCAGAATGGAGAACATGTGGGATTTAAGTGGCTCTGAAGATGGTGCGATCGCTGGTGACGTCCGATCTGGTTCAAACATTTCAGGTATGGCCACCCTCGTGGGATTTTTGTACACTGCAGTGTCAAGGCTTTACAGAGGATGGTGtgataaacaaaagaaatcacccagaagcagaaaaaactggtggtagtgtaatgatGCAGAGGGATGTTTTCTTAGCTCGTATTGTGTTTTACTACTCGCTGAGCACCGTTTGAGTGCCACAAAGCACCAAAACATTGTTGCTACCAGGTACATCCCTTCATGGGCAGTCTTGCCTTTCTCAAATAcatacttccagcaggataaagTGCCCTGGCAGGAACCACACGTCATCTCAGCATGGTTCCACGAACAAGACAACACCTTTGCTCAATGGTCCCCACCTCTCAAGCCAATAGAGCATCTCTGAGATGTGGTGGACCATGATGTTGACAGAATCAAAGTCCTGCCAAAAATCTGGAGAAACCCTGTAAAGCTGTCAAGCGAGGATAGACCAAGAACCCTGTTTATGCTGTTCTTGAGGGAAATCAGGGTCCCAACTGGCATTAGCATTGTGTAGTAAATAAAGCGGCTGGTGAGAGGATGATTATATCATCCAGGTTGGAATATTTCTTACTTTCTTACTATGAATTACAAGtaatatttgacattttcaggTTTGTAACCGCACAGGTTTTATACAGTTGACATCAACCGCACCGAACTTCGCCTCTGCTCTTACAGGAAGAGTATCTTAGGCTGGCACATCTGGCTATCATGAGTATCACAGAAAGGTCAAGGGGAACCTACTCTCCTCTTGCAAGCGGGCCATGATCTGCACATCCGTTAGGTCTTGCAGCTTATAGCTCATGGAGATGGAGTCATCTTCCAGCTCTGACATGCTCAGCTCACTGTCAACAGAGGACCCCGGGCTCAGGGGGGCCCGCATGCGGATAAAACCTTCAAGGAGGAAAGGGAGAGGAGGCTGATGATATTTTTCACATGGCAGTAAGATTCCCAGATGCACTGGATCCTTTCTCCACACAGGTCCAAATTAACCATTATTTTCAAACATaaactgttgcagttttttttttttttgtcttcacaaTTTACAGCAAGgtcattaaataaaaagtttatacagtactgtgcaaaagttttaggcacttggggaaaaaagctgtaaagtgagaatgattccaaaaataattcccttaattaataaacttcctacaaagctcagtaaccatccatcgtcaacaagcacttgtcccgaggacgaccaccttgtgtcttgttgccatactcactcttgccatggtgtaagatctgagagttaaactgccacgtctgacaaaacctcacattttcagtatagTTGTCCTTCgcccagttttattgcctctaaacagctgtttctgcttcagttaatcGCTGTGCCATACAAATACCTCAAGTTCTCTGTTTGGAAAgtgttttattactattttactttctttcattAACAACACACAAAGCCCTTGCTGTAATACAGTAACTTTTTACacaaggaatgcttggaaatctaaaatatactctttcccattgacactaatgcagaagaccttaaataaccatctaaaacaaatatttttgtggaaCATCCAAGTCcctaagacttctgcacagtactgtatatatataattctttcttttatttttggcCTATAATTGAAGgaataaactttttttgctACTGACTGAACTATTGAAATCTCTGTTTAGCAGCATATTTGCTTTGGATCACCATCAATACAGTACaaagaagtgaaaaataaacCCACTTGTAATCCTGCAGCATCATGGTACCACAAGACTGATGGTCTGGGTGTAGTGGGGAGGGTTATGGATGGCCATGCAGGATGGGGTGCTTACTGTGACTggctgagtgagagaggaatgAGGGCGACCTCTCGGCTAGTCCGGAGCAGTCCCTCTCAGTGGGGGTCTGAGTCAAGTGGGGTGGAGGAgaatggctggaggtgggaaatGATGCTAGACAGAGACAGAAACCAAGAACGGTTCACAACAATCAATTCCTCCATTCCCTGATGAGAAACATTGTGAATCACATGTTGCACATGTAAGGGAAGCTGCTCTTCTACAAAGACATAAGTTCACCAGACACAtttttgtcagcatccttttttatttttattttctctacaTTACCAAACTACAATATCCTTGAATttagcagcttttttttttaagctatgtatcaattatggaaaaaaatttaaaaacaacaaagggtgacatttcaaaaactgaaattaaacagGCCATTACCTGAACGGACTCTAGCATTCTTTATCTTGCAATGTACAGACATTTAGTTCATGGACTAAATAAAGCACCATTCTATATATCCCACTGTAGGAAAGGTGGAAAATTGCAGCGCAGACATCCTCCTTTGAAATCCCAATCAACTGATACGACTTTTTAGTTGTTCTGGACAAAGAAGtcctttcctctgctttctgGTTCATTGCCAAACtgttcaaatttttatttgtactgttaCAACCCAAAATCCCAGTCCCTCCTGTTAAATGACAGTTTCACGATACGCCCTAATAAGGCTGGTGTCATGTTAAATTCTTGCTTGCAGCTGAAAATCGGCAGGgttgaaaaaggaggaaaagaccATGATTACAGACAAAATGGACAGTAAATGAAACAAGAACAGTTCCTTTGCGGGCAAAGCAGAGGAGTTACCTGTTCGCTCTGTTAGTGCAGGTTTGGTGTACGGTCGGACAGGGACACTGAGGGGGGGGACTCCAGCTATGGGACTATAGGGGAGGATGGGCCTGGAGGAGATGCTTCTCCATCTGTGGACTGGGGGAaaacaggaaggaggaggagcagcaggagaagaaggaggacaTCAGCTACAGTacggagaaggaggagaaggagcaagGAGTGATGCCTGACACAAGGGTCGAAGGTGAGAGAGTCATCAGCACTGTTTTGTTACACAGGAATTGAGCCTGCTAGATGTTTAGCAAAGACCATCAAGTCTCACAGGAGAACTGAGGATATAGCTTTGCAGTAACAGGAATCACAGCAAGAAACCTCGGGTTTTGTTTCATGCTGAGGCACTCAGCCAGTACACCTGGACTATTTGCTGCCAATGTTCCCACTCCAGGCTCTAAGCTTCAGACATAATGCAGTATATTACCCTTGGAAGATAAATCACTTGTCTTATGAAACATATGGACTAATGTGCCTAGTTCCAGCTCTGCTGCATGCTGCTATAGCAGATATTGGAAGGAACGTTACTAGGATAAAACAATAAGGACTATAAAAAGGTATTAGAAAACAATTACAGCCACCCTGCCAGAATTTCTCACCTGCTTTTCTATATGTCTTAACAAACATTCACAATAATGTCCAGATTTGTATGTGTGAAGGGTTGCCGAAACAAAAACGGGGCTATTCTCGGCAATTGTTAGGCACACGGAGCACCGGCCTAGCTCAGACAATTATCCATGCCACTAGGGCACAAAACCAGCATTCAGAGGCAGCcacaaaaacaacagttttCTCAAAAACCAGGCACAAAGCTGCATTCATGACCTAAGCGAGCAGAGGCCTGATCTCCATCCCTCCTGAATCCAGCCTTTCAGAGCAGAAAAAGCCTGAGACTTCACAACACATACCTCTCTTCAAACAGatttcatacattatttatCTTCACACTTTGAACACTCTTGCAAAGAATTCcctcaaaaataataatctgtAAATCTATAAACTGAATTgctctgatttaaaaaaaaaacaaacaacaaaaaaaaacatacagctgTAAATAGTCACCAGTGTAATTCCTGTGGTTTTTACATACAAGTTGAAATAATACACCGATGCATTTCTCATCATATGTTATTATCAAAGGCataaaaacatggttttagcGCTAACCATTCATACTTAAACTACTGTGCTTGTGCAATGTAAAATTGCTGTTTACAATCGTTCATTTCATAATTTCTCCCCATAGCCTGATATGTGTCACATGAATCAAGCTGTGCTGCACACGATTATCCAAGCTGATCTACATTGTTAACAATTAAAAGATCCGATTGTTCAAAAATGGTGTTCAGACGGGC is a window of Scleropages formosus chromosome 14, fSclFor1.1, whole genome shotgun sequence DNA encoding:
- the slain1a gene encoding SLAIN motif-containing protein 1 isoform X4, whose product is MEAAVLTPQMMADCNSNSTANGVNAELEVKKLQELVRKLERQNEQLRTRASAVTGCASAPRILQRPSSAGGALGAPGVFVGSHCFPSAVPRVLCSSPSGSRSGISEEPYACFHPHRADADARDEDAHGGLSKPTVLDEVELLELDTLLPWDEESEYTWLYVSPKAKSWADFSLSPLQWSRQVLDSPRPEVEAAKRSLSNRLGQASFPTSSHSPPPHLTQTPTERDCSGLAERSPSFLSHSASHSFIRMRAPLSPGSSVDSELSMSELEDDSISMSYKLQDLTDVQIMARLQEESLRQDYATTSASASRRSSGISLHSGRRATSSELDLEADEECDQLPPPQARLGRAGLLQRGLPQSQTFSSVRECRRSPSAPQCLSSLSQQQYSGAITPSYAPDAQSARLGAGSSIWNQAEYDNKLRRSMPNLVRAPSMPCVPSVPSVPSMTSVSSPASHATSPSSIRNSQSFDSSSGLARLHSSIPSPGPLQQRVHSVGNFPVSPRQPLKATAYVSPTVQGPPAVSSSLNQHSAPSSGIPLPSKPGTPSPGGRSGLPRPASTIGTSANPRSKIAQPARSLLTPPKSLSTLSALREGSWRDGCY
- the slain1a gene encoding SLAIN motif-containing protein 1 isoform X1, with protein sequence MEAAVLTPQMMADCNSNSTANGVNAELEVKKLQELVRKLERQNEQLRTRASAVTGCASAPRILQRPSSAGGALGAPGVFVGSHCFPSAVPRVLCSSPSGSRSGISEEPYACFHPHRADADARDEDAHGGLSKPTVLDEVELLELDTLLPWDEESEYTWLYVSPKAKSWADFSLSPLQWSRQVLDSPRPEVEAAKRSLSNRLGQVHRWRSISSRPILPYSPIAGVPPLSVPVRPYTKPALTERTASFPTSSHSPPPHLTQTPTERDCSGLAERSPSFLSHSASHSFIRMRAPLSPGSSVDSELSMSELEDDSISMSYKLQDLTDVQIMARLQEESLRQDYATTSASASRRSSGISLHSGRRATSSELDLEADEECDQLPPPQARLGRAGLLQRGLPQSQTFSSVRECRRSPSAPQCLSSLSQQQYSGAITPSYAPDAQSARLGAGSSIWNQAEYDNKLRRSMPNLVRAPSMPCVPSVPSVPSMTSVSSPASHATSPSSIRNSQSFDSSSGLARLHSSIPSPGPLQQRVHSVGNFPVSPRQPLKATAYVSPTVQGPPAVSSSLNQHSAPSSGIPLPSKPGTPSPGGRSGLPRPASTIGTSANPRSKIAQPARSLLTPPKSLSTLSALREGSWRDGCY
- the slain1a gene encoding SLAIN motif-containing protein 1 isoform X3, translated to MEAAVLTPQMMADCNSNSTANGVNAELEVKKLQELVRKLERQNEQLRTRASAVTGCASAPRILQRPSSAGGALGAPGVFVGSHCFPSAVPRVLCSSPSGSRSGISEEPYACFHPHRADADARDEDAHGGLSKPTVLDEVELLELDTLLPWDEESEYTWLYVSPKAKSWADFSLSPLQWSRQVLDSPRPEVEAAKRSLSNRLGQVHRWRSISSRPILPYSPIAGVPPLSVPVRPYTKPALTERTGFIRMRAPLSPGSSVDSELSMSELEDDSISMSYKLQDLTDVQIMARLQEESLRQDYATTSASASRRSSGISLHSGRRATSSELDLEADEECDQLPPPQARLGRAGLLQRGLPQSQTFSSVRECRRSPSAPQCLSSLSQQQYSGAITPSYAPDAQSARLGAGSSIWNQAEYDNKLRRSMPNLVRAPSMPCVPSVPSVPSMTSVSSPASHATSPSSIRNSQSFDSSSGLARLHSSIPSPGPLQQRVHSVGNFPVSPRQPLKATAYVSPTVQGPPAVSSSLNQHSAPSSGIPLPSKPGTPSPGGRSGLPRPASTIGTSANPRSKIAQPARSLLTPPKSLSTLSALREGSWRDGCY
- the slain1a gene encoding SLAIN motif-containing protein 1 isoform X2; translated protein: MEAAVLTPQMMADCNSNSTANGVNAELEVKKLQELVRKLERQNEQLRTRASAVTGCASAPRILQRPSSAGGALGAPGVFVGSHCFPSAVPRVLCSSPSGSRSGISEEPYACFHPHRADADARDEDAHGGLSKPTVLDEVELLELDTLLPWDEESEYTWLYVSPKAKSWADFSLSPLQWSRQVLDSPRPEVEAAKRSLSNRLGQVHRWRSISSRPILPYSPIAGVPPLSVPVRPYTKPALTERTASFPTSSHSPPPHLTQTPTERDCSGLAERSPSFLSHSASHSFIRMRAPLSPGSSVDSELSMSELEDDSISMSYKLQDLTDVQIMARLQEESLRQDYATTSASASRRSSGISLHSGRRATSSELDLEADEECDQLPPPQARLGRAGLLQRGLPQSQTFSSVRECRRSPSAPQCLSSLSQQQYSGAITPSYAPDAQSARLGADKLRRSMPNLVRAPSMPCVPSVPSVPSMTSVSSPASHATSPSSIRNSQSFDSSSGLARLHSSIPSPGPLQQRVHSVGNFPVSPRQPLKATAYVSPTVQGPPAVSSSLNQHSAPSSGIPLPSKPGTPSPGGRSGLPRPASTIGTSANPRSKIAQPARSLLTPPKSLSTLSALREGSWRDGCY